CCGTGAACAGTCGGTATGCAGAATCCTCGGGTCGGGGTGCGCAATTATGAAGGAGTTATAATCTGTGACAAAAATATAATCGTTATTTCCATATTTAAAGTTACTAATTGCTTCCAGAATGTTCTTCTCAACAGCGTCACGAGAGATAGTACTCTTTTTAGCATTTTTCTCTATCATGCCAATAGAGCTTTCAGCCATCTTTATAATGTTTTTAAGCTCCCTTTTTTTAGATGTAAGAGCAGACTCTCTGTATGATACTATGCCGTGGTCAATACTGCGAACTATTTCGTAAACATTGTTAAGCACTGTTACGGCTGATGCTTTTTCAATTTCAAAGACTTTCTCCTTTATGAATGACCTTGAAAAAAAATAAAGACCTGCGGTAAAGGCGGCAATTATGATAACAATGGTGGAAAAATATTTTATAAAGAGTTTTGATTTAAACATATTGTCCATCCATTTACATGCCCTGCCGCTTCCCCTGACCATAGAGATAAATAAAGTAAACATTTTCAAGGCCCTTTTCAAAACGCAGTGTCTTGACCAGTTGATCACGCTCCGAGAGCATGGCATCCACAATGATAATATCCGGCTTTTCGGCCCGCGCCTTTTCGATACTCTCAAGCCCGTCTGTAGCTGAAACTACAGCGTATCCCTTTGTTTGAAGGGCATCCGCCAGTGTTTTTACGTTAGACTCATCCTCATCCACCACCAGAATTTTCTTTTTTGAAGTACCTCCGGCAAGCAGCGTTTTAATATCATCAAAGAGGATTTCCTTGTTTATTGGTTTTGTCAGGTAGCGGTCAACACCAAGACGGCGGCCACGGTCGGAGTCTTCAACAACGGACAGGATAATGATGGGCACATCCGCCGTTGCAGGGTCACCTTTGATGACGGCAGCCACGTCAAAACCGTTCATCTCAGGCATCATAACATCAAGAATAATTAGGTGTGGACGTCTTTCCTTTACGCTTTTGATAGCCTCCATGCCGTTTTTAGCAGTTTCAACACTGTAACCTGTGCTTTGGAGTTCTTGTCTCAGCAGTTCACGTATGCTTTCTTCATCATCAACCACTAATATGGTCTTTGAGCCTGGGGCGGCGGTAGTTATGCCCTCAAGGCGGCCTGCCTCTGTGCCGCCGCGTATTGTTTTCATCAGGGTCTCAAGGTCTGTGGATGTTAACATGTATGAACTCTCCGCCTGAACCGGAAGTGTAAAAGAAAATGTGCTGCCCTTACCATACTCACTCTCAACCCAGATTCGCCCCTGATGGTGAGTTATAATCTGTTTTGAGATGGGAAGGCCAAGGCCTGTTCCCTTTGGTTTGTCGGTAAGAGTGTCGCCTACCTGTTTAAATTTCTCAAAGACGGTTTCTTTGTCCTTTTCATCAATGCCCACGCCGGTATCTGTGATACTTATAATAATCTCTGAGTTAGTCTGCACGGCACGACATGTGACAGAACCCTCGGTCGTAAACTTAACGGCATTAGAAATAAGGTTAATAACTACCTGTACAAGTCTGTCGGCATCACCGATAATTTTTGGTAAATCAGGCTGTATATTAACCTCAAACTTAAGCCCTGATTTAGTAAACAGGGATTGTGTAGCCAGGGAAGCTCTTGCAATAATATCATTTATGCTGATAGTCTCTTTTTTCCACTCAACCTTACCGGCCTCCATCTTGGCAATATCCAGTACGTCGTTAATAAGGCTGGTCAGGCGCACCCCCTCACCGATAATGATGTTCAAGTTGTCGTTTATGAGTTTTGTTGATTTCTGCATTTTTTTTGAATCGCCGGGCAGATTAGGGAAAATTTGCTCCTGCAGTCGTTCCTGAATAATCTCTGTAAAGCCCAAAATGGAGGTAAGCGGTGTTCTGAGCTCATGTGAGACGGTT
The Nitrospirae bacterium YQR-1 DNA segment above includes these coding regions:
- a CDS encoding response regulator; its protein translation is MRVSALYKKTLLIVVLSIAVTASVNFLYEGFWPFLITLVIVSGVAGFLLKKIIDEPLNTIIEYAKKLVDHEYDAKIDINTGDEFDALSSILQFMAIDIVEIFERFEEAAGSLAEKDFKVTATLNYLNAVINNMADGLLVVDSGGIITRINSPLAEFFGITACETTGKSVQDVFGGVMSGLFKQSMIAVSDEVLTTDIELSSSVVLRASSTVIHIKGSGIAEGQPQNINGVVIIVRDVTKERNVDRMKTDFISTVSHELRTPLTSILGFTEIIQERLQEQIFPNLPGDSKKMQKSTKLINDNLNIIIGEGVRLTSLINDVLDIAKMEAGKVEWKKETISINDIIARASLATQSLFTKSGLKFEVNIQPDLPKIIGDADRLVQVVINLISNAVKFTTEGSVTCRAVQTNSEIIISITDTGVGIDEKDKETVFEKFKQVGDTLTDKPKGTGLGLPISKQIITHHQGRIWVESEYGKGSTFSFTLPVQAESSYMLTSTDLETLMKTIRGGTEAGRLEGITTAAPGSKTILVVDDEESIRELLRQELQSTGYSVETAKNGMEAIKSVKERRPHLIILDVMMPEMNGFDVAAVIKGDPATADVPIIILSVVEDSDRGRRLGVDRYLTKPINKEILFDDIKTLLAGGTSKKKILVVDEDESNVKTLADALQTKGYAVVSATDGLESIEKARAEKPDIIIVDAMLSERDQLVKTLRFEKGLENVYFIYLYGQGKRQGM